A genomic window from Micromonospora ferruginea includes:
- the mshD gene encoding mycothiol synthase has translation MSSTEPTSGGPDASVPGDRVTPADRLAAPEVAEVLALARTAGDADGADPLDEHVLLRLRDPEAPAVHLTARGADGTLTGYAHLDTTAPTEGVGVELVVHPAYRRRGTGRALARGVLAATPGPLRAWAHGDHPSAAALAVDLGFTRARVLWQLRRPLTGAVPAPALPEGVELRAFRPGEDDEAWLAVNNAAFAQHPEQGRWTLDDLRVRFAEPWFDPAGFLLATDSATGRLLGFHWTKVHERQGSARIGEVYVLGVDPSAHRGGLGRALTAAGLAHLRDRRGLDRVMLYVDESNTGAVALYERLGFARWSAHVNYQRG, from the coding sequence ATGAGCAGCACCGAGCCGACGAGTGGCGGACCCGACGCATCCGTTCCCGGCGACCGGGTGACACCCGCCGACCGGCTGGCCGCGCCCGAGGTGGCGGAGGTGCTGGCGCTGGCCCGGACGGCCGGCGACGCCGACGGCGCCGACCCGCTGGACGAGCACGTGCTGCTGCGGCTGCGCGACCCCGAGGCCCCGGCCGTGCACCTCACCGCCCGCGGCGCCGACGGCACCCTGACCGGATACGCGCACCTGGACACCACCGCGCCGACCGAGGGCGTCGGCGTGGAGCTGGTGGTGCACCCGGCGTACCGGCGGCGGGGCACCGGCCGGGCGCTGGCCCGGGGCGTACTGGCGGCCACGCCGGGACCGCTGCGCGCCTGGGCGCACGGCGACCACCCGTCCGCCGCCGCGCTCGCGGTCGACCTCGGCTTCACCCGGGCCCGGGTGCTCTGGCAGCTCCGCCGGCCGCTGACCGGGGCGGTGCCCGCGCCGGCCCTGCCGGAGGGTGTGGAGCTGCGCGCGTTCCGCCCGGGGGAGGACGACGAGGCCTGGCTGGCGGTCAACAACGCGGCGTTCGCCCAGCACCCCGAGCAGGGCCGGTGGACGCTCGACGACCTGCGCGTACGGTTCGCCGAGCCGTGGTTCGACCCGGCCGGCTTCCTGCTCGCGACGGACTCCGCCACCGGCCGGCTGCTCGGCTTCCACTGGACCAAGGTGCACGAGCGGCAGGGGTCGGCCCGGATCGGCGAGGTCTACGTGCTCGGCGTCGACCCGTCCGCGCACCGCGGCGGGCTCGGCCGGGCGCTCACCGCCGCCGGCCTGGCCCACCTGCGCGACCGGCGCGGGCTGGACCGGGTGATGCTCTACGTCGACGAGAGCAACACCGGCGCGGTCGCGCTCTACGAGCGGCTCGGCTTCGCCCGCTGGTCCGCGCACGTCAACTACCAGCGCGGCTGA
- the pstS gene encoding phosphate ABC transporter substrate-binding protein PstS, giving the protein MKLQRHGAIACLALTAVLGLSACGSDNNEPAGGSASGSAAAVDCGKGTLNAQGSSAQKNAMAEWIKAYQQKCAGTTINYEPSGSGAGIQAFIAGTADFAGSDSALKPEEQPQADAKCAGGQALNLPMVIGPVAVVYNVGGADNLQFSPATLAKIFAGKVTKWDDAAIKADNPDAKLPSAAIQAVHRSDESGTTDNFTKYLSKTAEADWTFGNAKAWKAPGGVGAAKSDGVASKVKSTEGTISYVELSYAENSGLKMAKIKNGAGEFVELTGDSAGKTIAGAKFEGQGNDLKMSIDYNTKEAGAYPIVLATYEIVCSKGLAADKLPLVKGLLGHAASTEGQQELAELGYAPLPDAVRTKVEAAVKSLA; this is encoded by the coding sequence GTGAAGCTCCAGCGGCACGGCGCCATCGCCTGTCTCGCTCTTACCGCGGTTCTCGGTCTCAGCGCCTGCGGCTCGGACAACAACGAGCCGGCCGGCGGGTCCGCCTCCGGTTCCGCCGCCGCCGTCGACTGCGGCAAGGGCACGCTGAACGCGCAGGGCTCCTCCGCGCAGAAGAACGCCATGGCCGAGTGGATCAAGGCCTACCAGCAGAAGTGCGCGGGCACCACGATCAACTACGAGCCGAGCGGCTCCGGCGCCGGCATCCAGGCGTTCATCGCCGGCACCGCCGACTTCGCCGGCTCCGACTCCGCGCTCAAGCCGGAGGAGCAGCCGCAGGCCGACGCCAAGTGCGCCGGCGGCCAGGCCCTCAACCTGCCGATGGTGATCGGCCCGGTCGCGGTCGTCTACAACGTCGGCGGCGCGGACAACCTCCAGTTCAGCCCGGCCACCCTGGCGAAGATCTTCGCCGGCAAGGTGACCAAGTGGGACGACGCGGCGATCAAGGCCGACAACCCGGACGCCAAGCTGCCGTCGGCCGCGATCCAGGCGGTGCACCGCTCCGACGAGTCGGGCACCACCGACAACTTCACCAAGTACCTCTCCAAGACCGCCGAGGCGGACTGGACCTTCGGCAACGCCAAGGCGTGGAAGGCTCCGGGCGGCGTCGGCGCGGCCAAGTCCGACGGCGTGGCCAGCAAGGTGAAGAGCACCGAGGGCACCATCAGCTACGTCGAGCTGTCGTACGCCGAGAACTCGGGCCTGAAGATGGCCAAGATCAAGAACGGCGCAGGCGAGTTCGTCGAGCTGACCGGCGACTCGGCCGGCAAGACCATCGCCGGGGCCAAGTTCGAGGGCCAGGGCAACGACCTCAAGATGTCGATCGACTACAACACCAAGGAGGCCGGGGCCTACCCGATCGTCCTGGCGACCTACGAGATCGTCTGCAGCAAGGGCCTCGCCGCCGACAAGCTGCCGCTGGTCAAGGGCCTGCTCGGCCACGCCGCCAGCACGGAGGGCCAGCAGGAGCTGGCCGAGCTGGGCTACGCCCCGCTGCCGGACGCCGTCCGCACCAAGGTCGAGGCCGCCGTCAAGAGCCTCGCCTGA
- a CDS encoding DUF1416 domain-containing protein, translating to MTAPTASTAAGCAAPDQSAPLPASLDLEKETVITGQVLAESGEAVPGAYVRLLDSTGEFTAEVVTSPTGQFRFFAAPGSWTLRALSRHGNGDTAVTAARGINEVTVTVKA from the coding sequence ATGACCGCTCCGACCGCTTCGACCGCTGCCGGCTGCGCCGCGCCGGACCAGTCCGCCCCGCTCCCGGCCAGCCTGGACCTGGAGAAGGAAACCGTCATCACCGGCCAGGTGCTCGCCGAGTCCGGCGAGGCCGTGCCCGGCGCGTACGTCCGGCTGCTCGACTCGACCGGTGAGTTCACCGCCGAGGTGGTGACGTCCCCGACCGGCCAGTTCCGGTTCTTCGCCGCGCCGGGCTCGTGGACGCTGCGGGCGCTCTCCCGGCACGGCAACGGCGACACCGCGGTGACCGCCGCCCGTGGCATCAACGAGGTCACCGTCACCGTGAAGGCGTAA
- a CDS encoding Gfo/Idh/MocA family protein, translating into MTRWGILATGHIAACFAADLRLAPGAELVAVGSRTRESAEEFARRHDVPRAYASWAELAADPDLDAIYVATPHAAHHEAALACLAGGKAVLVEKPCTLDLPTTVELVETARARGLFFMEAMWMRTNPLILRVLELISDGAIGEVTHVRADFGAAGPFPPEHRMRNRALGGGALLDLGVYPLSLAHLVLGAPQHVQAWARLSPEAVDENTGIVLGWDSGAVATLSCGMVGATAITASITGTTGRIDLPEPFFRPGSAVLHRAGGEPETIPADMTGGGYQYEAIEVQRCLAAGLTESPLVPHAATLEIMTLIDDIKARIGVSYA; encoded by the coding sequence ATGACGCGTTGGGGAATCCTGGCCACCGGACACATCGCCGCCTGCTTCGCCGCCGACCTGCGGTTGGCGCCGGGCGCCGAGCTGGTGGCGGTGGGGTCGCGCACCCGGGAGAGCGCCGAGGAGTTCGCGCGGCGGCACGACGTGCCGCGGGCGTACGCCTCCTGGGCCGAACTGGCGGCGGACCCGGACCTGGACGCGATCTACGTGGCGACGCCGCACGCCGCGCACCACGAGGCGGCGCTCGCCTGCCTGGCCGGCGGCAAGGCCGTGCTGGTGGAGAAGCCCTGCACGCTGGACCTGCCCACCACGGTCGAACTGGTGGAGACCGCGCGCGCCCGTGGGCTCTTCTTCATGGAGGCCATGTGGATGCGGACGAACCCGCTGATCCTGCGGGTACTGGAGCTGATCTCCGACGGCGCGATCGGGGAGGTCACCCACGTTCGGGCGGACTTCGGGGCGGCCGGGCCGTTCCCGCCCGAGCACCGGATGCGCAACCGTGCGTTGGGCGGCGGCGCGCTGCTCGACCTCGGCGTCTACCCGCTGAGCCTGGCCCACCTGGTGCTCGGCGCGCCGCAGCACGTGCAGGCGTGGGCCAGGCTGAGCCCGGAGGCGGTGGACGAGAACACCGGCATCGTGCTCGGCTGGGACTCCGGCGCGGTGGCGACGCTGAGCTGCGGCATGGTGGGCGCCACCGCGATCACCGCGTCGATCACCGGCACCACCGGCCGGATCGACCTGCCCGAGCCGTTCTTCCGGCCCGGGTCCGCGGTGCTGCACCGGGCCGGCGGCGAACCGGAGACCATCCCGGCGGACATGACCGGCGGCGGTTACCAGTACGAGGCGATCGAGGTGCAGCGCTGCCTGGCGGCCGGGCTGACCGAGAGCCCGCTGGTGCCGCACGCCGCCACGCTGGAGATCATGACGCTGATCGACGACATCAAGGCCCGGATCGGCGTCTCCTACGCGTGA
- a CDS encoding sulfurtransferase — translation MSRDTALVSAEWAEKNLDAPGVVFVEVDEDTSAYDTGHLAGAIKLDWKTDLQDQVRRDFVNQQQFAALLSERGIANDDTVVLYGGNNNWFAAYAYWYFKLYGHRDVKLLDGGRKKWELDARPLVKDAVTRPATQYVAQAPDTSIRAFRDEVVDAIGTRNLVDVRSPDEYAGRLLAPAHLPQEQAQRAGHVPTAISVPWSKAANEDGTFKSDDELRKIYAAAGLDDGKETIAYCRIGERSSHTWFVLQELLGHRNVKNYDGSWTEYGSLVGVPVALGDEPGEA, via the coding sequence ATGAGTCGCGACACCGCACTCGTCTCGGCCGAGTGGGCCGAGAAGAACCTCGACGCCCCGGGCGTCGTCTTCGTCGAGGTCGACGAGGACACCTCGGCCTACGACACCGGCCACCTGGCCGGCGCGATCAAGCTCGACTGGAAGACCGACCTCCAGGACCAGGTCCGCCGGGACTTCGTCAACCAGCAGCAGTTCGCCGCGCTGCTCTCCGAGCGGGGCATCGCCAACGACGACACCGTCGTCCTCTACGGCGGCAACAACAACTGGTTCGCCGCGTACGCGTACTGGTACTTCAAGCTCTACGGCCACCGCGACGTGAAGCTGCTCGACGGTGGCCGCAAGAAGTGGGAGCTGGACGCCCGTCCGCTGGTCAAGGACGCGGTGACCCGCCCGGCGACGCAGTACGTCGCGCAGGCGCCGGACACCTCGATCCGCGCGTTCCGCGACGAGGTGGTCGACGCCATCGGCACCAGGAACCTGGTCGACGTGCGCAGCCCCGACGAGTACGCGGGCCGGCTGCTCGCCCCGGCCCACCTCCCGCAGGAGCAGGCGCAGCGGGCCGGGCACGTGCCGACCGCGATCAGCGTGCCGTGGTCCAAGGCGGCCAACGAGGACGGCACGTTCAAGTCCGACGACGAGCTGCGCAAGATCTACGCCGCCGCCGGGCTGGACGACGGCAAGGAAACCATCGCCTACTGCCGGATCGGCGAGCGCTCGTCGCACACCTGGTTCGTGCTCCAGGAGCTGCTCGGGCACCGGAACGTGAAGAACTACGACGGATCCTGGACCGAGTACGGCTCGCTGGTCGGTGTGCCGGTGGCCCTCGGCGACGAGCCCGGGGAGGCGTGA
- a CDS encoding Ms5788A family Cys-rich leader peptide encodes MGTLLTKRRAVDLCRVATCLCRPVI; translated from the coding sequence ATGGGGACCCTCCTCACCAAACGGCGCGCGGTCGACCTGTGCCGCGTGGCCACCTGCCTGTGTCGCCCCGTCATCTGA
- the pstA gene encoding phosphate ABC transporter permease PstA, giving the protein MTTTLPTRRPRPPAQPATLRARRLPAYAAPAVAVAALLLATGLVYGAGIGGPVLVVVLGVLLYLVGLFAAANAVEGRRSARNRIWSALIHSAFVLAVLPLASVVWTLVSKGSERLDANFFGTSMNNIGARDANGGAYHAIIGTLEQVGIAALITVPLGVLCAIYIVEYGRGRFAFAIRFFVDVMTGIPSIVTGLFVLAFWVLIVSPWFNDGRPSFSGFAAALALSVLMLPTVVRSTEEMLRLVPAPLREGAYALGVPKWKTILRVVLPTALPGIVTGIMLAVARAAGETAPVLLVAGGGAAINFNPFENNQSSLALFVYQQAGEASKYSPARAWTAALTLVALVLVLTVAAKLLARRNRLGR; this is encoded by the coding sequence ATGACCACCACTCTTCCCACCCGTCGCCCGCGCCCGCCGGCCCAGCCGGCCACGCTGCGGGCCCGGCGGCTCCCCGCGTACGCCGCACCGGCCGTCGCCGTCGCGGCGCTGCTGCTCGCCACCGGCCTGGTCTACGGCGCCGGCATCGGCGGTCCGGTCCTGGTCGTGGTGCTCGGCGTGCTGCTCTACCTGGTCGGCCTCTTCGCCGCGGCGAACGCGGTGGAGGGCCGCCGGTCGGCCCGCAACCGGATCTGGAGCGCGCTGATCCACTCCGCCTTCGTGCTGGCCGTGCTGCCGCTCGCGTCGGTGGTCTGGACGCTGGTGAGCAAGGGCTCCGAGCGGCTGGACGCCAACTTCTTCGGCACCTCGATGAACAACATCGGGGCGCGGGACGCCAACGGCGGCGCCTACCACGCGATCATCGGCACGCTGGAGCAGGTCGGCATCGCCGCGCTGATCACCGTGCCGCTCGGCGTGCTCTGCGCGATCTACATCGTCGAGTACGGCCGCGGCCGGTTCGCGTTCGCCATCCGCTTCTTCGTGGACGTGATGACCGGCATCCCGTCGATCGTCACCGGCCTGTTCGTGCTGGCCTTCTGGGTGCTGATCGTCTCGCCCTGGTTCAACGACGGCCGGCCGAGCTTCTCCGGCTTCGCCGCCGCGCTGGCGTTGAGCGTGCTCATGCTGCCCACCGTGGTCCGCTCCACCGAGGAGATGCTCCGGCTGGTGCCGGCGCCACTGCGCGAGGGCGCGTACGCGCTCGGCGTACCGAAGTGGAAGACCATCCTGCGGGTGGTGCTGCCGACCGCGCTGCCCGGCATCGTCACCGGCATCATGCTCGCGGTCGCGCGGGCCGCCGGCGAGACCGCGCCGGTGCTGCTCGTCGCCGGTGGCGGCGCGGCGATCAACTTCAACCCGTTCGAGAACAACCAGTCGTCACTGGCCCTCTTCGTCTACCAGCAGGCCGGCGAGGCGTCGAAGTACTCCCCGGCGCGGGCGTGGACCGCGGCGCTGACCCTGGTCGCCCTGGTCCTCGTGCTGACCGTGGCGGCGAAGCTGCTGGCCCGTCGAAACCGGCTCGGCCGATGA
- a CDS encoding winged helix-turn-helix transcriptional regulator — MIVELLLLVTARAGEPSAVLPALDLLPHSVRTAPRDVRTLVSGPTPDAVLVDARSELSEARATCRMLHATGLGVPLVAVVTEAGLIALNADWGVDDVILAAAGPAEVEARLRLAVGRLSNSVAGAGGSIRAGELNIDPDTYAAKLKGRPLDLTYKEFELLKFLAQHPGRVFTRDQLLREVWGYDYFGGTRTVDVHVRRLRAKLGSEYESMIGTVRQVGYKFVVPPSRSLPESEPAPLPV; from the coding sequence GTGATCGTGGAGCTCCTGCTGCTCGTGACCGCACGGGCGGGTGAGCCGTCGGCGGTGCTGCCGGCACTCGACCTGCTGCCACACTCGGTGCGCACCGCGCCTCGCGACGTGCGCACCCTGGTTTCCGGCCCGACCCCGGACGCCGTCCTGGTGGACGCCCGCTCCGAGTTGAGCGAGGCGCGGGCCACCTGCCGGATGCTGCACGCCACCGGGCTCGGCGTGCCGCTGGTCGCGGTGGTGACCGAGGCCGGCCTGATCGCGCTGAACGCCGACTGGGGCGTGGACGACGTCATCCTCGCCGCGGCCGGTCCGGCCGAGGTGGAGGCCCGCCTGCGCCTGGCGGTCGGCCGGCTGAGCAACTCCGTGGCCGGCGCCGGCGGCTCGATCCGGGCCGGTGAGCTGAACATCGACCCGGACACCTACGCCGCGAAGCTCAAGGGCCGGCCGCTCGACCTGACCTACAAGGAGTTCGAGCTGTTGAAGTTCCTCGCCCAGCACCCGGGCCGGGTCTTCACCCGGGACCAGTTGCTGCGCGAGGTCTGGGGCTACGACTACTTCGGCGGCACCCGCACGGTGGACGTGCACGTCCGGCGGCTGCGCGCCAAGCTCGGCTCGGAGTACGAGTCGATGATCGGCACGGTCCGCCAGGTCGGCTACAAGTTCGTCGTGCCGCCGTCGCGCTCGCTGCCGGAGTCGGAGCCCGCCCCGCTGCCGGTCTGA
- the pstB gene encoding phosphate ABC transporter ATP-binding protein PstB produces MAKRVEAANVTAYYGGFKAIENINLTVEPKTVTALIGPSGCGKSTFLRSINRMHEVLPGARVEGNLTIDGQDIYDRDVDVTAVRRMIGMVFQRPNPFPTMSIFENVVAGLRLNGVRRKSILEEAAEKALRSANLWDEVKDRLGKPGAGLSGGQQQRLCIARTIAVEPQVVLMDEPCSALDPISTLAIEDLMFQLKDKFTIIIVTHNMQQAARVSDRTAFFSIEKTGDPGRLIEYDNTQKIFSNPTRKKTEDYITGRFG; encoded by the coding sequence ATGGCCAAGCGTGTCGAAGCCGCAAACGTGACCGCCTACTACGGCGGGTTCAAGGCGATCGAGAACATCAACCTGACCGTCGAGCCGAAGACCGTGACCGCCCTGATCGGGCCGTCCGGCTGCGGCAAGTCGACGTTCCTGCGGTCGATCAACCGGATGCACGAGGTGCTGCCCGGCGCCCGGGTCGAGGGCAACCTGACCATCGACGGGCAGGACATCTACGACCGCGACGTGGACGTCACCGCGGTCCGCCGGATGATCGGCATGGTGTTCCAGCGGCCGAACCCGTTCCCCACCATGAGCATCTTCGAGAACGTGGTGGCCGGGCTGCGGCTCAACGGGGTGCGGCGCAAGTCGATCCTGGAGGAGGCGGCCGAGAAGGCGCTCCGCTCGGCGAACCTGTGGGACGAGGTGAAGGACCGCCTCGGCAAGCCCGGCGCCGGCCTCTCCGGCGGTCAGCAGCAGCGGCTGTGCATCGCCCGCACCATCGCGGTCGAGCCGCAGGTGGTGCTGATGGACGAGCCGTGCTCGGCCCTGGACCCGATCTCCACGCTGGCCATCGAGGACCTGATGTTCCAGCTCAAGGACAAGTTCACCATCATCATCGTCACGCACAACATGCAGCAGGCCGCGCGGGTGTCCGACCGGACCGCGTTCTTCTCGATCGAGAAGACCGGCGACCCGGGCCGGCTGATCGAGTACGACAACACCCAAAAGATCTTCAGCAACCCCACCCGGAAGAAGACCGAGGACTACATCACCGGCCGCTTCGGCTGA
- a CDS encoding DUF2993 domain-containing protein, whose protein sequence is MAEAYPAEGRPRRRGRKVLIGFVVLLLVLGGLLVVADRVAAGVAERAIADQVRQELAKQDAQSAAPKVEVGGFPFLNQVLAGRYERISIQLTDVKGNVQGGAVDVPRLDVDARNVTASLDTLRSGRGDVVAQTVDGRGTVTYDSLAKLIERPGLKLGERNGKLAVTAPVDILGVKLTVNGTADLTVAGGKVALRFNDLTAEGLPNVALARTLLANYAKSISIDVPLPELPFQLNLRTVEPKPEGLVVTADAKDVPINSAG, encoded by the coding sequence GTGGCAGAGGCGTACCCGGCGGAGGGCCGGCCCCGTCGCCGGGGTCGGAAGGTGCTGATCGGTTTCGTCGTCCTGCTGCTGGTGCTCGGCGGGCTGCTGGTCGTCGCCGACCGGGTGGCCGCCGGCGTCGCCGAGCGGGCCATCGCCGACCAGGTGCGGCAGGAGTTGGCCAAGCAGGACGCGCAGTCCGCCGCGCCCAAGGTCGAGGTGGGCGGTTTCCCGTTCCTCAACCAGGTGCTGGCCGGCCGGTACGAGCGCATCTCGATCCAGCTCACCGACGTGAAGGGCAACGTGCAGGGCGGCGCGGTCGACGTGCCCAGGCTGGACGTGGACGCCCGCAACGTGACCGCGTCGCTGGACACGCTCCGCTCCGGCCGGGGCGACGTGGTGGCCCAGACCGTCGACGGGCGGGGCACCGTCACCTACGACAGCCTGGCGAAGCTGATCGAGCGGCCCGGCCTGAAGCTCGGCGAGCGCAACGGCAAGCTGGCGGTGACCGCGCCGGTGGACATCCTCGGCGTCAAGCTCACCGTCAACGGCACCGCCGACCTGACGGTGGCCGGCGGCAAGGTGGCGCTGCGGTTCAACGACCTCACCGCCGAGGGCCTGCCCAACGTGGCGCTGGCGCGCACGCTGCTGGCCAACTACGCCAAGAGCATCTCGATCGACGTGCCGCTGCCGGAGCTGCCGTTCCAGCTCAACCTGCGCACGGTGGAGCCGAAGCCGGAGGGCCTGGTGGTCACCGCGGACGCCAAGGACGTCCCGATCAACTCCGCCGGCTGA
- the pstC gene encoding phosphate ABC transporter permease subunit PstC, with product MGDTPHRSAHAGTGGTPVATSHERPAGASARVAERSGNPGRPGGDLGGGGGLPRARAFGAERAFHGLTLAAGSTVLVIIAAIAIFLIAKAVPALRANTESFWTFEGWFPNDNPPKFGIGALAFGTVLSSLLALLMAVPVALGIALYLSHYAPRRLGNSLGFLIDLLAAVPSVVFGLWGRDYFAGPVADLSAWLHTYFGWIPIFGDGPYGSSILLGSVVLAIMVLPIVTSLSREVFRQTPTANEEAALALGATRWEMIRTAVLPYGRPGVIAAVMLGLGRALGETIALALTLGSTYAISFNILQSGGNSIAANIANRFAEANDTGRGALIASGLVLFAITLIVNITARAIIYRRREFTESAA from the coding sequence ATGGGTGACACCCCTCACCGCTCGGCGCACGCCGGCACCGGCGGGACCCCCGTGGCCACGAGCCACGAGCGGCCCGCCGGTGCCTCGGCGCGTGTGGCCGAGCGCTCCGGAAACCCTGGCCGCCCCGGCGGCGACCTCGGCGGGGGCGGCGGCCTTCCGCGCGCCCGCGCCTTCGGCGCGGAACGGGCGTTCCACGGCCTGACCCTGGCCGCCGGCAGCACCGTGCTGGTCATCATCGCGGCCATCGCGATCTTCCTGATCGCCAAGGCCGTACCGGCGCTGCGGGCCAACACCGAGTCGTTCTGGACCTTCGAGGGCTGGTTCCCGAACGACAACCCGCCGAAGTTCGGCATCGGCGCGCTCGCCTTCGGCACGGTCCTGAGTTCGCTGCTGGCGCTCCTGATGGCGGTGCCCGTCGCGCTGGGCATCGCCCTCTACCTGTCGCACTACGCCCCGCGGCGGCTCGGCAACAGCCTGGGCTTCCTGATCGACCTGCTGGCCGCCGTGCCGAGCGTGGTCTTCGGCCTCTGGGGCCGCGACTACTTCGCCGGCCCGGTCGCCGACCTCTCCGCCTGGCTGCACACGTACTTCGGCTGGATCCCGATCTTCGGCGACGGCCCGTACGGCAGCTCGATCCTGCTCGGCTCCGTGGTGCTGGCGATCATGGTGCTGCCGATCGTCACCTCGCTCTCCCGCGAGGTGTTCCGGCAGACCCCGACCGCCAACGAGGAGGCCGCGCTCGCGCTCGGCGCCACCCGCTGGGAGATGATCCGCACCGCGGTCCTGCCGTACGGCCGGCCGGGCGTCATCGCCGCGGTGATGCTGGGCCTGGGCCGGGCGCTCGGCGAGACCATCGCGCTCGCGCTGACCCTCGGCTCGACGTACGCCATCTCGTTCAACATCCTTCAGAGCGGCGGCAACTCGATCGCCGCCAACATCGCCAACCGGTTCGCCGAGGCGAACGACACCGGCCGGGGCGCGCTGATCGCCTCCGGTCTGGTCCTCTTCGCGATCACGCTGATCGTCAACATCACCGCTCGGGCGATCATCTACCGGCGGCGCGAGTTCACGGAGTCGGCTGCCTGA
- a CDS encoding NUDIX hydrolase — MTIDGFAAPPALVEHARRFHAEGSAPAAPRVAATVLLLRPAGDDFEVYLIRRVAAMTFGGMYAFPGGGVDRSDSETHLGWAGPEPAAWGARFRLDPADAQAVVCAAAREVFEEAGVLLAGPDADTVVGDVSGDDWEAARQDLVGRRTGFADLLAGRGLTLRSDLLLPWTRWITPEFEPRRFDTYFFVALLPEGQRTRDVSGEADHTLWLRPADALARAEAGELTMLPPTMVTLAEVAAAGDLAGVARAAAERDPGTPILPHIEDLDGAEPRFVLR; from the coding sequence ATGACGATCGACGGCTTCGCCGCACCTCCCGCCCTGGTGGAGCACGCCCGCCGGTTCCACGCCGAGGGCAGCGCGCCCGCGGCGCCCCGGGTCGCCGCCACCGTGCTGCTGCTCCGGCCGGCCGGCGACGACTTCGAGGTCTACCTGATCCGGCGGGTGGCGGCGATGACGTTCGGCGGCATGTACGCCTTCCCCGGCGGCGGCGTGGACCGGTCCGACTCGGAGACCCACCTCGGCTGGGCCGGGCCGGAGCCGGCGGCGTGGGGTGCGCGGTTCCGGCTCGACCCGGCGGACGCGCAGGCGGTGGTCTGCGCCGCCGCCCGCGAAGTGTTCGAGGAGGCGGGCGTGCTGCTGGCCGGCCCGGACGCGGACACCGTGGTCGGCGACGTGAGCGGCGACGACTGGGAGGCGGCCCGGCAGGACCTGGTGGGTCGGCGTACCGGCTTCGCGGACCTGCTGGCTGGGCGCGGGCTTACGCTCCGGTCGGACCTGCTGCTGCCGTGGACCCGGTGGATCACGCCGGAGTTCGAGCCGCGCCGCTTCGACACGTACTTCTTCGTCGCCCTGCTGCCCGAGGGGCAGCGGACCCGCGACGTCTCCGGCGAGGCCGACCACACGCTGTGGCTGCGGCCGGCGGACGCGCTGGCCCGGGCGGAGGCCGGGGAGTTGACCATGCTGCCGCCGACCATGGTCACGCTCGCCGAGGTCGCCGCCGCCGGTGACCTCGCGGGCGTGGCCCGCGCGGCGGCGGAGCGAGACCCGGGTACGCCGATCCTGCCGCACATCGAGGACCTGGACGGCGCCGAGCCGCGGTTCGTGCTGCGCTGA
- a CDS encoding polysaccharide deacetylase family protein, with protein MSGSTLKAVTVVTAVLAGLLASAYALGHSLVPERQPSTAGATTSAYGPRYGDQPPSDEPGTPSADAAPDAAPYPADGDGPYGAHVSTGSARVALTFDDGPDPRWTPQVLALLSQYGVKATFCVVGENAESYPDLVRSIAAEGHTLCNHSWKHDVNLGKRTPDTIRADLTRTNDAILAAAPTARIAYYRQPGGAWTPQVMSTCTALGLTPLHWSVDPSDWKTPGATAIETTVRTQTGPGAIVLMHDAGGDRSGTVAALQRLLPELLARFELEPLPTGAA; from the coding sequence ATGTCCGGCTCGACGCTGAAGGCGGTGACGGTCGTGACCGCGGTGCTCGCCGGGCTGCTGGCCTCCGCGTACGCGCTGGGCCACAGCCTGGTGCCCGAACGCCAACCGTCCACCGCCGGCGCGACCACCTCGGCCTACGGCCCGCGCTACGGCGACCAGCCGCCGAGCGACGAGCCCGGCACGCCGAGCGCGGACGCGGCCCCGGACGCCGCGCCGTACCCGGCCGACGGCGACGGCCCGTACGGCGCGCACGTGAGCACCGGGTCCGCCCGGGTCGCGCTGACCTTCGACGACGGCCCCGACCCCCGGTGGACGCCGCAGGTGCTCGCCCTGCTGAGCCAGTACGGCGTGAAGGCCACGTTCTGCGTCGTCGGCGAGAACGCCGAGAGCTACCCGGACCTGGTGCGATCCATCGCGGCCGAGGGGCACACCCTGTGCAACCACTCCTGGAAGCACGACGTCAACCTCGGCAAGCGCACCCCGGACACGATCCGGGCCGACCTGACACGCACCAACGACGCGATCCTGGCCGCCGCGCCGACCGCCCGGATCGCCTACTACCGGCAGCCGGGCGGCGCCTGGACACCTCAGGTGATGTCCACCTGCACGGCGCTGGGCCTCACCCCGCTGCACTGGAGCGTCGACCCGTCGGACTGGAAGACGCCGGGCGCCACCGCCATCGAGACGACCGTCCGTACCCAGACCGGGCCGGGCGCGATCGTGCTGATGCACGACGCGGGCGGGGACCGCTCCGGCACGGTCGCCGCGTTGCAGCGGCTGCTGCCCGAACTGCTGGCCCGCTTCGAGCTGGAGCCGCTGCCCACCGGCGCCGCGTGA